The Burkholderia ubonensis genome has a window encoding:
- a CDS encoding LysR family transcriptional regulator, translating into MDRTLHAMSVFSQVARLGSFTAAAEMLGISAASASTLVRRLEEHLGATLLQRSTRCVRLTTEGEQYQEHCQRILGEIELMQQQLSGAGKVARGRLAVDLDQEVAHSVLPFLPVFRANHPEVGLRVDVGGDADGLIANGVDCAVVVGQLADSSLRSRRVGHFRAVTVASPDYLKARGTPVDPDSLHCHDVIHYTPRRFGPVREFRYTVDGAETRLKLAERISVNDVRSAVRYAVEGVGIAQVSERMVAEELAKGTLVSILGEYGPPPLPISVLYPDRRQVPMSIRAFIDWMQTQLRDLEIASFDHTSAPNGGRDAAPYWTPNSERNNSERPFITAGFQPLSATA; encoded by the coding sequence ATGGACCGTACCCTGCATGCGATGTCAGTGTTCAGCCAGGTCGCGCGCCTGGGCAGCTTCACCGCGGCGGCCGAGATGCTCGGCATCAGCGCGGCATCGGCCAGCACGCTGGTGCGCCGGCTCGAGGAGCATCTCGGCGCAACGCTGCTGCAGCGCTCCACACGCTGCGTCCGGCTCACCACGGAGGGCGAGCAGTATCAGGAGCACTGCCAGCGCATTCTCGGCGAGATCGAGCTGATGCAGCAGCAACTGAGCGGCGCCGGGAAGGTCGCGCGCGGCCGGTTGGCGGTGGATCTCGATCAGGAAGTCGCGCATTCGGTGTTGCCGTTCCTGCCGGTGTTCCGCGCGAACCATCCGGAAGTGGGCTTGCGGGTCGACGTCGGCGGCGACGCGGACGGCCTGATCGCGAACGGCGTCGACTGCGCGGTCGTGGTCGGCCAGCTGGCCGACTCGTCGCTGCGCAGCCGGCGCGTCGGGCACTTCCGTGCGGTGACGGTGGCGAGCCCCGACTATCTGAAGGCGCGCGGCACGCCGGTCGACCCCGACAGCCTCCATTGCCACGACGTGATCCATTACACGCCGCGGCGCTTCGGTCCGGTCCGCGAGTTCCGTTACACGGTGGACGGCGCCGAGACGCGGCTCAAGCTGGCGGAGCGCATTTCCGTCAATGACGTGCGTTCGGCCGTTCGATACGCGGTCGAAGGCGTCGGCATCGCGCAGGTGAGCGAACGGATGGTCGCGGAGGAGTTGGCGAAGGGCACGCTCGTCAGCATTCTCGGCGAGTACGGCCCGCCGCCGCTGCCGATTTCGGTGCTGTATCCGGATCGACGCCAGGTGCCGATGTCGATCCGCGCGTTCATCGACTGGATGCAGACGCAGCTTCGCGATCTGGAAATCGCCAGCTTCGACCACACGTCGGCGCCGAACGGCGGGCGCGACGCGGCGCCGTACTGGACGCCGAACAGCGAGCGCAACAACAGCGAGCGGCCGTTCATTACAGCGGGCTTCCAGCCGCTGTCGGCCACGGCGTGA
- a CDS encoding glutathione S-transferase family protein — translation MPHDRHLTLYHSPRSRSAGARMLLEELGADYEIHAFDLSAGKQHEPEFLRLNPLGKVPTLRHGDVIVTEQTAVYLYAAELYPEAGLSPAPGDALRGPYLRWMAFYGSCFEPAIVDRSMNRAPAAYSTSPYGDFDTVVTAIGAQLAGGPYLLGERFTAADVLWGSALSWTTMFKLMPETPPVRAYIDRVLARPAIQRAQAADAALAAEQDRAKAAAADGR, via the coding sequence ATGCCGCACGACCGCCACCTGACCCTCTATCACTCGCCGCGCAGCCGGTCGGCCGGCGCACGCATGCTGCTCGAAGAGCTCGGCGCCGACTATGAGATCCACGCGTTCGACCTGTCCGCCGGCAAGCAGCACGAACCCGAGTTCCTTCGCCTCAACCCGCTGGGCAAGGTGCCCACGCTGCGCCACGGCGACGTGATCGTCACCGAACAGACGGCCGTCTATCTGTACGCGGCCGAGCTGTATCCGGAAGCCGGCCTGTCGCCGGCGCCCGGCGACGCGCTGCGCGGCCCGTATCTGCGCTGGATGGCGTTCTACGGTTCGTGCTTCGAGCCGGCCATCGTCGACCGCTCGATGAACCGCGCGCCGGCCGCGTATTCGACGTCGCCGTATGGCGACTTCGACACCGTCGTCACCGCGATCGGCGCGCAACTGGCCGGCGGCCCGTATCTGCTCGGCGAGCGGTTTACCGCAGCCGACGTGCTGTGGGGCTCGGCGCTGAGCTGGACCACGATGTTCAAGCTGATGCCGGAAACGCCGCCCGTGCGCGCGTATATCGACCGCGTGCTGGCCCGCCCGGCGATCCAGCGCGCGCAGGCCGCAGATGCGGCGCTCGCGGCCGAACAGGATCGGGCGAAGGCGGCAGCCGCGGACGGCCGGTAG
- a CDS encoding response regulator transcription factor, translated as MPNRGIVSIVDDDRSIRRATRSLVRSLGWDVRVYESAEAFLDADPIGDVACIISDVHMKGITGLEMYAALLERGPAPPVIFITAFPSDATREQAMKLGAICVFSKPVDPAQIQERLEDVGANSGPQ; from the coding sequence ATGCCGAACCGAGGTATTGTTTCCATCGTCGATGATGACCGGTCCATCCGTCGGGCGACGCGCAGTCTCGTCCGCTCGCTGGGCTGGGACGTGCGCGTCTACGAGTCCGCCGAGGCGTTCCTCGACGCCGATCCGATCGGCGACGTCGCGTGTATCATCTCCGACGTGCATATGAAGGGCATCACCGGCTTGGAGATGTATGCGGCCCTTCTCGAGCGCGGACCGGCGCCTCCCGTGATCTTCATCACGGCTTTCCCATCCGACGCAACGCGCGAGCAGGCGATGAAGCTCGGCGCGATCTGCGTGTTCAGCAAACCGGTCGACCCGGCGCAGATCCAGGAGCGCCTCGAGGACGTCGGCGCGAACAGCGGCCCCCAGTAA
- a CDS encoding AraC family transcriptional regulator: protein MTALRHVTDTPKGVVGPKALNQRFRLNRYYPRAELAGVLDHHWIVEWDLRDQPPHVQRTLPYPCVNLVFDRRRTGIFGVVSGAFETTLVGAGRVLGLRFRPGAFRAFFGKPVHLMTDKVLPVSTLGLDEADAENAVLGAGDDAAMVAAAEALLLRALPPADPQVERIDAILRLLQQDAALTQVRDLAERAGLSERTLQQLFSSYVGVTPKWVICRYRLHEAADRLAGGEPVDLAELAHSLGYFDQAHFTRDFRKLVGKAPAEYRRDDGHA, encoded by the coding sequence ATGACCGCCTTGCGTCACGTGACCGACACGCCGAAAGGCGTCGTCGGCCCGAAAGCCCTCAATCAGCGCTTCCGCCTGAATCGCTACTATCCGCGCGCCGAACTCGCCGGCGTGCTGGACCACCACTGGATCGTCGAGTGGGACTTGCGCGATCAGCCGCCGCACGTGCAGCGCACGCTGCCGTATCCGTGCGTGAATCTCGTGTTCGATCGCCGGCGCACGGGCATCTTCGGCGTGGTGTCCGGCGCGTTCGAGACGACGCTCGTCGGCGCGGGACGCGTGCTCGGGCTGCGGTTCCGGCCGGGCGCGTTCCGCGCGTTCTTCGGCAAGCCGGTGCACCTGATGACGGACAAGGTGTTGCCGGTGTCGACGCTCGGCCTCGACGAGGCCGACGCCGAGAACGCCGTGCTCGGCGCCGGCGACGATGCGGCGATGGTTGCCGCCGCGGAGGCGCTGCTGTTGCGCGCGCTGCCGCCGGCCGATCCGCAGGTCGAGCGCATCGATGCGATTCTGCGGTTGCTGCAGCAGGACGCGGCGCTCACGCAGGTGCGCGATCTCGCCGAGCGTGCGGGGTTGAGCGAGCGCACGCTGCAGCAGCTCTTTTCCAGCTACGTGGGCGTGACGCCGAAATGGGTGATTTGTCGTTATCGCCTGCACGAGGCGGCGGACCGGCTCGCGGGCGGCGAGCCGGTCGATCTCGCGGAACTCGCCCATTCGCTCGGGTATTTCGACCAGGCGCATTTCACGCGCGATTTTCGCAAGCTGGTCGGCAAGGCGCCGGCCGAGTATCGGCGCGACGACGGGCATGCGTGA
- a CDS encoding aminotransferase class V-fold PLP-dependent enzyme: protein MSDTTPLHYLDYAATTPADPRVIESMAACLGVDGIFGNPASSSHAAGRLAKQKVEHARAQVAALIGADADEIVWTSGATESNNLALKGYAETATGKRHLITSRIEHKAILDTTANLSKHGMTVTYLSPNADGEITADAVAAALSADTGLVSLMLVNNEIGTLTNIGEIARVVHAAGALLHVDAAQALGKTPIDVRALGIDLMSMSAHKVYGPKGIGALFVRRDIADRIAPQMHGGGHERGLRSGTLATHQIVGMGVACELAADKLEREAARIAALSARVKDALLALGDITHNAAAARRIPHTMSFTVDVPGFFPFMLGDALAVSSTSACNSTSGAPSHVLTAIGLDAAAASRTVRISFGRFTTEQDAEFAIACFARALEQCRAAAATGFTASRQITPAELTAIRHAGFRAVICNRPDGESADQPAFDEIAAAARELGLDARYLPVERDGIGDAQVDAFGALVDALPKPVLAYCRSGSRSALLWNRLTERRAVTV, encoded by the coding sequence ATGAGCGATACCACCCCGCTGCACTACCTCGACTACGCGGCGACGACGCCTGCCGATCCGCGTGTGATCGAATCGATGGCCGCCTGTCTCGGCGTCGACGGCATATTCGGCAACCCGGCGTCGAGTTCGCACGCCGCCGGCCGGCTGGCGAAGCAGAAGGTCGAGCACGCACGCGCCCAGGTCGCGGCGCTGATCGGCGCGGACGCCGACGAGATCGTCTGGACCTCGGGCGCGACCGAATCGAACAACCTCGCGCTGAAGGGCTACGCGGAAACCGCGACCGGCAAGCGCCACCTGATCACGAGCCGCATCGAGCACAAGGCCATTCTCGACACGACGGCGAACCTGTCGAAGCACGGAATGACGGTCACCTATCTGTCGCCGAACGCCGACGGCGAAATCACCGCCGACGCCGTAGCCGCGGCACTCAGCGCCGATACGGGGCTCGTGTCGCTCATGCTCGTGAACAACGAGATCGGCACGCTCACGAACATCGGCGAGATCGCGCGAGTCGTGCACGCCGCCGGCGCGCTGCTCCACGTCGATGCCGCGCAGGCGCTCGGCAAGACCCCGATCGATGTCCGCGCGCTCGGCATCGACCTGATGTCGATGTCGGCGCACAAGGTCTATGGGCCCAAAGGGATCGGCGCGCTGTTCGTCCGTCGAGACATTGCGGACAGAATCGCGCCTCAAATGCACGGTGGCGGACACGAGCGGGGCCTGCGCTCGGGTACGCTCGCCACCCATCAGATCGTCGGCATGGGCGTCGCGTGTGAATTGGCCGCCGACAAGCTCGAGCGCGAAGCCGCACGGATCGCGGCGCTCAGCGCACGCGTGAAGGACGCGCTGCTCGCGCTCGGCGACATCACGCACAACGCGGCAGCGGCGCGCCGCATTCCGCACACGATGAGCTTCACCGTCGACGTGCCGGGCTTCTTCCCGTTCATGCTGGGCGACGCGCTCGCCGTGTCATCCACCTCCGCGTGCAACTCGACGAGCGGTGCGCCGTCGCACGTGCTGACCGCGATCGGCCTCGATGCCGCCGCCGCGAGCCGCACGGTGCGCATCAGCTTCGGCCGCTTCACGACGGAACAGGACGCCGAGTTCGCGATCGCGTGTTTCGCTCGCGCGCTCGAACAATGCCGGGCCGCGGCCGCGACCGGCTTCACCGCGTCGCGGCAGATCACGCCGGCCGAGCTGACGGCGATTCGTCATGCGGGCTTCCGTGCGGTGATCTGCAACCGGCCGGACGGCGAAAGCGCCGACCAGCCGGCATTCGACGAGATCGCCGCCGCGGCGCGTGAACTCGGGCTCGACGCGCGCTATCTGCCGGTCGAGCGCGACGGGATCGGCGATGCGCAGGTCGACGCGTTCGGCGCGCTGGTCGATGCGCTGCCGAAGCCGGTGCTCGCGTATTGTCGAAGCGGCAGCCGCTCCGCGCTGCTGTGGAACCGGCTGACCGAGCGCCGCGCGGTCACGGTTTGA